A portion of the Sphingorhabdus pulchriflava genome contains these proteins:
- a CDS encoding MBL fold metallo-hydrolase, producing MIKRLFAAALFTTVIASPLCAQQDFSKVEVKAEQLAPGVSVLFGAGGNIGVSHGEDGTVLIDDQYAPLTPKIQAAVAGLGASPVKFLINTHWHGDHSGGNENFGKAGAVIMAHDNVRVRMASDQKTPFGEVKASPKVALPVITYAEGLKLHLNGEEVRVISVPPAHTDGDSIVHWTKSNVIHMGDLFFHKMSFPFVDRSSSGDVRGVIAAAEKVLAMADDQTKIIPGHGPVASKAELLAYRDMVSAIVGKIDGAIKSGKTLEEIKAMKPADGYGVNPSGFITADRFIEMVYGTLKPA from the coding sequence ATGATCAAGCGTCTGTTTGCCGCTGCCCTGTTTACCACTGTCATCGCCAGTCCACTCTGTGCGCAGCAGGATTTCAGCAAGGTCGAGGTCAAGGCCGAGCAATTGGCCCCCGGCGTTTCGGTGCTGTTCGGTGCGGGCGGCAATATCGGCGTCTCGCATGGTGAAGACGGCACCGTTTTGATTGACGATCAATATGCACCGCTGACGCCAAAGATTCAGGCGGCTGTTGCAGGTCTGGGCGCTAGCCCGGTCAAATTCCTGATCAACACCCACTGGCATGGCGACCATAGCGGCGGCAACGAGAATTTCGGCAAGGCAGGCGCGGTGATCATGGCGCACGACAATGTTCGCGTTCGGATGGCCAGCGATCAGAAGACGCCCTTTGGTGAGGTCAAGGCCAGCCCCAAAGTGGCGCTACCGGTGATTACCTATGCCGAAGGCCTGAAGCTGCATCTCAATGGCGAAGAAGTGCGCGTCATCTCCGTCCCGCCCGCGCATACCGATGGCGACAGCATCGTTCACTGGACCAAGTCCAACGTGATCCACATGGGCGACCTGTTCTTTCACAAGATGAGCTTTCCCTTTGTCGACCGCAGCAGTAGCGGCGATGTGCGCGGGGTGATTGCGGCGGCGGAGAAGGTGTTGGCGATGGCCGATGACCAGACCAAGATCATTCCCGGCCACGGCCCGGTGGCGAGCAAGGCCGAGCTGCTGGCCTATCGCGACATGGTATCGGCGATTGTCGGTAAAATAGATGGCGCAATAAAGTCGGGTAAGACGCTCGAAGAGATCAAGGCGATGAAGCCCGCCGATGGCTATGGCGTGAACCCCAGCGGGTTCATCACGGCGGATCGCTTTATCGAGATGGTGTACGGAACGCTTAAGCCGGCGTGA
- the dnaJ gene encoding molecular chaperone DnaJ, giving the protein MSLDIDYYELLEVERTADEKTLKTAYRRLAMECHPDRNPGCDKSEAKFKAINEAYDVLKDPQKRAAYDRFGKAAFENGGMGNGGARGGAGFGDFSDIFESFFGDAFGGGRQRGPVRGADLRYDLEISLEDAFHGRTTEIAIDVAAKCGDCEGTGAKPGTSTRRCNLCGGHGKVRAQQGFFVVERTCPTCHGRGEVIEDPCRKCGGEGRVDERQKIEVTIPPGVDEGTRIRVAGKGEAGPNGAPAGDLYIFMHIARHKVFERDGTTLFCRAPISFTKAALGGEIEIPGPDGSKHSVNIPEGIQSGKQLRVRGAGMPVLQGRGRGDLVIQIDVETPTRLTARQKELLCEFRETETGEECPQSRGFFDKVKEFWDDLTE; this is encoded by the coding sequence GTGAGCCTCGATATCGATTATTATGAATTGCTCGAAGTAGAGCGGACGGCGGATGAAAAGACGCTGAAGACCGCCTATCGGCGCTTGGCGATGGAATGCCATCCGGATCGCAATCCGGGATGCGACAAATCCGAAGCCAAGTTCAAGGCCATCAACGAAGCCTATGATGTCCTGAAAGACCCGCAAAAACGCGCAGCCTATGACCGTTTCGGCAAGGCGGCCTTTGAAAATGGCGGGATGGGGAATGGCGGCGCCCGTGGCGGTGCCGGCTTTGGCGACTTCTCCGACATTTTTGAAAGCTTTTTCGGCGACGCCTTTGGCGGCGGACGCCAGCGTGGGCCGGTGCGTGGTGCTGATTTGCGCTATGACCTCGAAATCAGCCTTGAAGATGCGTTCCACGGGCGCACCACCGAAATCGCGATCGATGTTGCGGCGAAATGTGGTGACTGCGAAGGCACGGGTGCGAAGCCCGGCACCAGCACCAGGCGCTGCAATTTATGCGGCGGACATGGCAAGGTGCGCGCGCAGCAGGGCTTTTTTGTCGTCGAACGTACCTGCCCGACCTGCCATGGTCGCGGCGAAGTGATCGAAGATCCATGCCGCAAATGCGGTGGTGAAGGCCGGGTAGACGAGCGGCAGAAGATTGAAGTCACGATCCCTCCCGGTGTCGATGAAGGCACACGTATCCGTGTGGCTGGCAAGGGCGAAGCGGGGCCGAACGGTGCGCCTGCGGGCGACCTCTACATCTTCATGCATATTGCCCGACACAAGGTTTTCGAACGCGACGGAACAACGCTGTTTTGCCGCGCGCCGATCAGCTTCACCAAAGCGGCGCTGGGCGGTGAAATCGAAATCCCCGGACCTGATGGCAGCAAGCACAGTGTCAACATCCCCGAAGGCATACAGTCGGGCAAGCAGCTTCGCGTCCGCGGTGCGGGCATGCCTGTGTTGCAAGGACGCGGCAGGGGCGACCTTGTCATCCAGATCGACGTCGAGACCCCGACAAGATTAACCGCACGGCAAAAGGAATTGCTCTGCGAATTCCGCGAGACGGAAACCGGCGAGGAATGCCCGCAGTCGCGCGGTTTCTTCGACAAGGTCAAGGAATTCTGGGACGATTTGACCGAGTAA
- the dnaK gene encoding molecular chaperone DnaK, translated as MAKVIGIDLGTTNSCVAVMEGGQPKVIENAEGARTTPSIVAFAKDGERLIGQPAKRQAVTNPDNTIYAVKRLIGRRFDDPMTKKDMELVPYNIVKGKNGDAWVKAGGEDYSPSQISAFTLQKMKETAEAYLGETVTQAVITVPAYFNDAQRQATKDAGQIAGLEVLRIINEPTAAALAYGLDKDENKTIAVYDLGGGTFDISVLEVGDGVFEVKSTNGDTFLGGEDFDSKLVEFLAADFQKAEGIDLTKDKLALQRLKEAAEKAKIELSSAQTTEVNLPFITADQNGPKHLVKNISRADLEKLVDDLIKRTLEPCKKALADAGLKADAIDEVVMVGGMTRMPKVREVVKAFFGKEPHVGVNPDEVVAMGAAIQAGVLQGDVKDVLLLDVTPLSLGIETLGGVFTRMIDRNTTIPTKKSQVYSTADDNQNAVTIRVFQGEREMAADNKLLGNFDLVGIPPAPRGVPQIEVTFDIDANGLVSVTAKDKGTGKEQQIKIQASGGLSDADIDQMVRDAEQFAEEDKKRREAAEARNNAESLVHSTEKQLEEHGDKIDAGLKAEIEAAMGETKAAIEGGDPEAMKEKANALAQVAMKMGQAIYEQEQAVGASAAPSEESPADDDVVDAEFSEVDEDKKD; from the coding sequence ATGGCAAAAGTTATTGGTATCGATCTGGGCACCACAAACAGCTGCGTTGCTGTGATGGAAGGCGGCCAGCCGAAAGTTATTGAAAATGCGGAAGGCGCGCGCACGACGCCGTCTATCGTCGCCTTTGCGAAAGATGGTGAGCGCCTGATCGGCCAGCCCGCCAAGCGCCAGGCGGTCACCAATCCGGACAACACGATTTACGCGGTGAAGCGCCTGATCGGCCGCCGCTTTGACGACCCCATGACCAAGAAGGACATGGAACTCGTCCCCTATAACATCGTCAAGGGCAAGAATGGCGACGCATGGGTCAAGGCGGGTGGAGAAGATTACTCCCCGTCACAGATCAGCGCCTTCACCCTGCAGAAGATGAAGGAAACGGCAGAAGCCTATCTGGGCGAAACCGTAACGCAGGCGGTCATCACCGTTCCCGCTTACTTCAACGACGCCCAACGTCAGGCAACCAAAGACGCCGGCCAGATTGCCGGTCTTGAAGTGCTGCGCATCATCAACGAACCGACAGCAGCAGCGCTCGCCTATGGCCTCGACAAGGATGAGAACAAGACCATCGCGGTTTATGACCTTGGTGGCGGTACGTTCGATATTTCGGTCCTCGAAGTTGGCGACGGCGTGTTCGAGGTAAAGTCGACCAATGGCGACACCTTCCTGGGTGGTGAAGATTTCGACAGCAAACTGGTCGAATTCCTCGCAGCCGATTTCCAGAAGGCCGAAGGCATTGACCTGACCAAGGACAAGCTCGCGCTGCAGCGCCTGAAGGAAGCTGCTGAAAAGGCGAAGATCGAACTGAGCTCGGCGCAGACGACCGAAGTCAACCTGCCGTTCATCACGGCGGACCAGAACGGTCCGAAGCACTTGGTGAAGAATATCAGCCGTGCAGACCTCGAAAAGCTGGTCGACGACCTGATCAAGCGCACGTTGGAGCCTTGCAAAAAGGCGCTGGCGGACGCGGGCCTGAAGGCTGACGCGATTGACGAAGTCGTGATGGTCGGCGGTATGACCCGCATGCCGAAGGTGCGCGAAGTCGTAAAAGCCTTCTTTGGCAAGGAACCGCATGTCGGTGTGAACCCCGACGAAGTCGTTGCCATGGGTGCTGCCATTCAGGCGGGCGTGCTGCAGGGCGACGTCAAGGACGTGCTGCTGCTCGACGTGACCCCGCTGTCGCTCGGCATCGAAACGCTGGGCGGCGTGTTCACCCGCATGATCGACCGCAACACCACGATCCCGACCAAGAAGTCGCAGGTTTACTCGACGGCGGACGACAACCAGAACGCCGTGACGATCCGCGTGTTCCAGGGCGAGCGTGAAATGGCGGCTGATAACAAGCTGCTGGGTAATTTCGACCTTGTTGGCATTCCGCCCGCTCCGCGCGGCGTTCCGCAGATCGAAGTGACCTTCGACATCGACGCCAACGGTCTGGTCAGCGTGACCGCCAAGGACAAGGGCACCGGCAAAGAACAGCAGATCAAGATCCAAGCATCTGGTGGTCTGTCCGATGCCGACATCGACCAGATGGTCCGCGATGCCGAGCAGTTTGCCGAAGAAGACAAGAAGCGCCGCGAGGCTGCCGAAGCCAGGAACAATGCCGAAAGCCTTGTTCACAGCACCGAAAAGCAGCTTGAAGAGCATGGTGACAAGATTGACGCTGGCCTTAAAGCTGAAATCGAGGCCGCCATGGGCGAAACCAAGGCAGCCATCGAAGGCGGCGACCCCGAAGCGATGAAGGAAAAGGCGAATGCCTTGGCCCAGGTCGCGATGAAGATGGGGCAGGCGATCTACGAACAGGAACAGGCGGTCGGCGCTTCTGCTGCTCCTTCGGAAGAATCCCCGGCTGACGATGATGTCGTCGATGCCGAATTCTCCGAAGTCGACGAAGACAAAAAAGACTGA
- a CDS encoding copper chaperone PCu(A)C, with protein sequence MMTMLNMRARLGLLAAPLLVTMLSSCGPTPQLRVHDAVVKLNPVDSNPSAMYFTIRGGPKDVYLMSVTSRSVLRTEMHESKVDPKTGAMTMAPLTRVFIPADGKVEFKRGGKHVMVWGVNLVGRRLGEMETQFLFSNNERILVKARVEEMDGREPDEKTGHNNH encoded by the coding sequence ATGATGACAATGCTGAACATGCGCGCACGATTGGGACTGCTAGCCGCTCCGTTGCTGGTGACGATGCTCTCCAGCTGCGGCCCCACACCACAACTTCGCGTCCACGACGCGGTGGTCAAGCTGAACCCGGTCGATAGCAATCCGTCGGCCATGTATTTCACGATCCGCGGCGGGCCCAAGGACGTCTATCTGATGTCGGTCACCTCGCGTTCGGTGCTGCGCACCGAAATGCACGAGAGCAAGGTCGATCCCAAGACCGGCGCGATGACTATGGCGCCACTGACCCGCGTTTTCATCCCGGCTGACGGCAAGGTCGAATTCAAACGCGGCGGCAAGCATGTAATGGTCTGGGGTGTCAATTTGGTCGGCCGCCGACTGGGTGAGATGGAAACGCAGTTTCTGTTTTCAAACAATGAACGCATCCTCGTCAAAGCTCGTGTCGAGGAAATGGACGGCCGCGAACCCGACGAGAAGACAGGCCATAACAACCACTGA
- a CDS encoding vgr related protein: MTAREIKLARSVFHDAIDYEKVRIHKRKWWWFQPRKITMAPDGHLWFHPDSDLFCDDFCDRDLGLQGLFIHELVHVWQHQQGIFLPLKRHPFSNYNYALKPGWMLERYGIEQQAEIVRHYFLLKNKAKVPGAPPLEQYEGVLPFANQATAK; the protein is encoded by the coding sequence ATGACAGCGCGCGAAATCAAACTCGCGCGCTCCGTGTTTCACGACGCCATCGACTATGAGAAAGTGCGCATCCACAAACGCAAATGGTGGTGGTTCCAGCCGCGCAAGATCACCATGGCGCCCGACGGGCATTTATGGTTCCACCCCGATAGCGATCTGTTCTGCGACGATTTCTGCGACCGCGATCTTGGCCTGCAGGGGCTCTTCATTCACGAACTGGTCCATGTCTGGCAGCACCAGCAGGGCATTTTCTTGCCGCTGAAGCGCCACCCGTTCAGCAACTACAACTATGCCCTGAAGCCCGGCTGGATGCTGGAGCGCTATGGCATCGAGCAGCAGGCCGAAATCGTCCGCCATTATTTCCTGCTCAAGAACAAGGCGAAGGTGCCGGGTGCACCACCGCTGGAGCAATATGAGGGCGTGCTGCCCTTTGCCAACCAGGCGACCGCGAAATGA
- a CDS encoding indoleamine 2,3-dioxygenase yields MKLEDFGLSAERGYLSTHEIDEISLPDSFDEMLDAAASLSDLITSGRVRHFLKQVGHPDVADFLATASNEQVRTAMVHYSFLVQAYVWGEADAPTTLPANLAIPICAIGDHLGLPPLLPYSGYVLDNWYRLDKSEGISLDNIAMHQNFLGGQDENWFVLVHVAIEAEAGRALQLATELVEASAQHDATKVEQLLTAMNSVWNAMNAHFDRMPERCDPYIYYQRVRPYIHGWKNNPALPEGLVYEGVSKFAGKPQAFRGQTGSQSSIVPAMDGLFQVVHESDPLREFLDELHQYRPPQHRAFIDAVREASTLRDFAKTQGQSVKDAFNACVDQVARFRTRHLEYAASYINKQASSGTGNDTDVGTGGTPFMKYLKKHRDENRAQTI; encoded by the coding sequence ATGAAACTTGAAGATTTTGGCCTCAGCGCAGAGCGTGGCTACCTCTCAACCCATGAAATCGATGAAATTTCGTTGCCCGATAGCTTCGACGAAATGCTGGATGCAGCCGCCAGCCTGTCGGACCTGATTACCTCAGGCCGCGTGCGCCATTTCCTGAAGCAAGTAGGCCATCCCGATGTGGCGGACTTCCTAGCAACCGCCAGCAATGAACAGGTGCGCACCGCGATGGTGCATTACAGCTTTCTCGTGCAAGCCTATGTCTGGGGAGAGGCCGATGCGCCGACTACCCTGCCCGCGAACCTCGCCATCCCCATCTGCGCGATAGGCGACCATCTGGGCCTGCCGCCCTTGCTTCCCTATTCAGGCTATGTGCTCGACAACTGGTATCGTCTCGACAAGTCGGAAGGTATCAGCCTCGACAATATCGCGATGCACCAGAACTTCCTTGGCGGTCAGGACGAGAACTGGTTCGTCCTTGTCCATGTCGCGATTGAAGCCGAGGCAGGACGCGCACTGCAGCTGGCGACCGAACTGGTCGAGGCCTCGGCGCAGCACGACGCTACAAAGGTCGAGCAACTGCTGACCGCCATGAACAGCGTCTGGAATGCGATGAACGCGCATTTCGATCGCATGCCCGAACGTTGCGATCCCTATATCTATTACCAACGCGTCCGCCCTTACATCCATGGCTGGAAAAACAATCCGGCGCTGCCCGAAGGGCTAGTCTATGAAGGCGTCTCGAAGTTTGCCGGCAAACCACAGGCATTTCGTGGACAGACCGGATCGCAAAGCTCGATTGTTCCGGCAATGGACGGGCTGTTCCAGGTGGTGCACGAAAGCGATCCGCTTCGGGAGTTTCTCGATGAGCTCCACCAATACCGCCCGCCGCAGCACCGCGCCTTTATCGACGCGGTTCGTGAAGCCAGCACGCTGCGCGATTTTGCCAAGACGCAGGGCCAGTCGGTCAAGGATGCGTTCAACGCCTGTGTCGACCAGGTCGCGCGCTTCCGCACTCGGCACCTCGAATATGCGGCGAGCTATATCAACAAGCAGGCGTCGTCGGGCACAGGCAACGATACCGATGTCGGCACCGGCGGCACGCCGTTCATGAAATACCTCAAAAAGCACCGCGACGAAAACCGCGCGCAGACGATCTAA